TGCAAGTGATGGCCCAGGGCAGATTCCACTGCCGTGATGTGTTCATCGGCGGTCTGGATGCGATCGGCCAGCGAGCCCAAAACGGCTTCTGTTTTTTTCAACGCCGCCTGCGCGCCGGCGCTGAAACCTTCATGGGATTCCGCCAGTTGTTCCAGGGTATTCAACCGCGCGCGCAAACCTGCCTGTTCCCGCAGCCAGTTCTCCACCTCGTTCACCACCAGCGCCAATTCTTGTTGTGTCTCGCGCAGGCGGCGCTGGCGTTCCTCCACGGTGCTGCGCTGGAGCAAGACGTTTTGCTTCTCCTCTTCCACACTGGCCGCAAAGTGGCGCAAACGCTCTTCCAGCCGTCCCCGTTCCTCCTCCAACTGGATTTTTTCCGCTGACAGTTTCTCCAAGCGGGCAAGGTTGCCCTGTTTTTGCAGCTCCAGCACGGTGATGGCATTGCGCGTTTGCGCCAGCTTCTGCGCCGCCGCAAAAGCTTCGCTTTGGGTCTGACGCAAAACCTCCTGCCGCTGGCGCAGGGAATCTTCCACCGCCTGCACGGCCCGCTGCCGCTCGGCCAGATTCTCCCGCTGGCGGGCCAGGTTTTCTTCGGCTTCGCGTAACCGGGCATTCACCTGCTCCAGCTCAGTTTCAGAGGCCAGACGGCGCTCCCGGGCTTCGGCAATGTCGCGCAAGGCCCGCGCATTTTGCTCCTCCAATTCCCGGATGCGCTCCTCGTTGAACTGAATCCGGCTCTCATGACGCTCAATTTGCGCCTTGATCTGCAGGCCCTCCTGCTGGGCCAGATTGATCTGCTGTTCCAGTTCGGCCGCCTGCTGGCGCAGTTGGGTCAGCTCATCTTCCTGCCGCAGCAACGCCTCGGCGCCCAGCTCCAAATCGCGCTGGATTTCAACCAGCCGGGCATGGCGTTCCCGAATTTCTCCCTGCAGCACGTCATACTGGTGGCGGGCCAGTTGCGTATCCAGATGTTGCAGCTCCTGCATGAGCTGCCGGTAGCGGCGGGCCTTGCCCGCCTGGCGTTGCAGTGAGCCGATCTGGCGTTTAACCTCTTTAATTAAATCGGCCACCCGCAAAAGGTTCTGTTCCGTGTATTCCAGCTTGCGCAACGCTTCTTTTTTCTGGGCCTTGAATTTGGTGATCCCCGCTGCCTCCTCAAACACCAGGCGGCGCTCTTCCGGCCGGCTGGAAAGGATTTGCGTGATGTTGCCCTGGGCCATGATGCTGTAACTTGTCCGGCCCACCCCCGTGCCCATGAACAATTGTTGTATGTCCTTCAACCGGCAGGGGGTACGGTTAATGAAATACTCGCTGCCGCCATCCCGGAATACGCGGCGGGTAATCGTGACCTCGTTGTAACTCATCTCCACCCCCGCCGCCCGCAAATGCTCCTCGTCCACGTCTCCGATGGTGAGAGACACTTCGGCCATGCCCAGCGGTTTCCGGGAGTCGGTTCCGTTGAAAATTACATCCGCCATCTCGCCCCCGCGCAAGGCTTTGGCAGATTGCTCACCCAAGACCCAACGGATTGCGTCCGAGACATTCGACTTACCACACCCATTGGGGCCAACGATGCAGGTGACTCCCGGCAGGAAGTTTAGCGTAGTCTTGTCCGCAAAGGACTTGAACCCTAAAACCGTAAGATTCTTAAGATACATGCCAGTATGGATCTCAGGTTACCAGAGGTTGTGGATGATGCAAGCACAAACCACAACTAATTGTGGTCGCTCGCCTCTGTCGCACAACCAAGGTGAGGGTTCGGTAGGTACGACAACATCCCTAGTGGAGCATAAATCAAGGATGGGTGCAACAAAAAAAATACAGAAAAACAGCCTTAAGGCTGATTCTATAACGATAAAGCCGGTAAGTTAATGGTACCCATGGGGTTCCATTAGCCACTTACCATCTATCATGACGCCCAGGGGCTTGGGGGCTGCCTGCACAACATATTCAAAGGGGCAGGGGAGTCTGGCGGGTGCAGGAAGCGCAACCAAATCCGCATAGGCCCCCGGCTTAAGCTCCCCAAGGCGATTTTGTAATCCGATGGCTCGCGCTCCATGCAGGGTTGCCATCTTAAGGATGGCTTCCGGGGGCAACTCTGGATTTTTAGCAGCCAACTGCCGCATTTCAGAGAACAGGTTAAGTTCCAGCGGCTGGCCAGACTGCTTCAAAGTAGAAGCCAGGCTGTCCGTGCCCAGGCATACGTTGACCCCAGCCTTAAGCAAGAGAGCAAGTGGAAACGGCCGGTGTTTAAAGTACCGATGGCTGGAGGGGCAATGCACCACACCGACCTTGTGGCGTGCCAACACTTCAGCGTCATGGGGAGTGGCGTAATTCACATGGACGGCCAAAAAGTTGGGGGCTAGAACGCCCAACTCCGCCAATCTCTCAACCGGTGTATGCCCGCCGCAATCGGTCATGTCGCGCTGTGGCGCGAGCCAGTCGTACATGCGCCCGGCGCGGCGCGTGAACATCTCAAACTCGTCCACTGATTCCGCCACGTGCATCGCCATCAGCCAGCGCCGTCTGCGGCAGAGAGCCGCAGCAGCCTGAACCAGCGCAGGCGTGGTGGAATAAAGGGCATGCGGAGACAACCCCGGGCGGCACCGGCGGCGGGGCAGGGGAGCGATCCACTTTAGCGCCTCTTGTAATAACACCGCAGGCTCCCGGCGGTGGCGGACGTTGGTCAGCTCCAAGAGACTGAAAACCCGCAGGGGCGTAACCTGCCAAACGTCGGCCAGCAGTTCGGGCACCGCTTCAATATCCACCACCGTGGTGGTCCCGTTTTCCAACAACATCCGCGCGCCGGCCAGCCAGGATTGGGCATACTCACTGAATCCCCAATGGGCTTTATAGGCCAACATCCCTTTGAGCCAGTCCGGGAAATAACGCGGGGCAGGCAGCCTGCCGGCCATGGCCGTGTAATCCAAATGGCAATGCGCATTGATCAGACCGGGCATGAGCAGGACCTCTCCCAAGTCCTGGACGCTGCCAGTCACGTGCGAACGCACCTCCCTCCATTGGCCCACGCTGGCGATGCGATTGCGGTAAATCTGCACCGCCGCGTCCCGCAGGGGAGGCGAGGTTATGGGCAAAAGCCATTTGGCGCGCAACCACATGCAGCCCCACACTAACGCGGTGCAGGCCCGGGCATCAATGTTTGGTTTGCAGGCCGGCAGCCACCCATTTGCGCGCCAGCCACAGGCCCACGGGCGTGCTCATGGCAAAGCAGCCGTAAATCAACCAGATCCATTCCGTGTGCAGTTGCTCGGGTGGCAAACCCTTGGTACAAAACGTTTCCAACATATAACCGGAATACAAACCGGTGGTGCCTTTGGCCAGCAGCCAAGGGATGTTGGCCAGGCCCATGAATTG
This is a stretch of genomic DNA from Verrucomicrobiia bacterium. It encodes these proteins:
- a CDS encoding amidohydrolase family protein — encoded protein: MPGLINAHCHLDYTAMAGRLPAPRYFPDWLKGMLAYKAHWGFSEYAQSWLAGARMLLENGTTTVVDIEAVPELLADVWQVTPLRVFSLLELTNVRHRREPAVLLQEALKWIAPLPRRRCRPGLSPHALYSTTPALVQAAAALCRRRRWLMAMHVAESVDEFEMFTRRAGRMYDWLAPQRDMTDCGGHTPVERLAELGVLAPNFLAVHVNYATPHDAEVLARHKVGVVHCPSSHRYFKHRPFPLALLLKAGVNVCLGTDSLASTLKQSGQPLELNLFSEMRQLAAKNPELPPEAILKMATLHGARAIGLQNRLGELKPGAYADLVALPAPARLPCPFEYVVQAAPKPLGVMIDGKWLMEPHGYH